A single Brevundimonas sp. M20 DNA region contains:
- a CDS encoding MipA/OmpV family protein, with amino-acid sequence MLRPLSLTVAALALTALATEAAAQSQPFERAGPRQDWTVDVGVGAIYSRDAGGDTGGQGNVIPYIAANWRDRLYFSPFEGLGWNVVYTETFRAGVQLRPRFSPEDIEGLTLDRPDFGADAAVYAYQRLPGNIVVGGRISRDVSGVSDGTEYQASIAHQRRTPVGVLNASAYVQGGDQKLADAYYGVSSAEALTNAISAYRPDGGLQAAGTTLLLVSPVSRDWAVGGLVNYERRLGDIADSPLSRNDDSWRVGMFVSRRFGG; translated from the coding sequence ATGCTCCGCCCTCTCAGCCTGACGGTCGCCGCATTGGCGCTGACCGCCCTCGCGACCGAAGCCGCCGCGCAGTCCCAGCCCTTTGAACGGGCGGGGCCTCGCCAAGACTGGACCGTGGATGTCGGTGTCGGTGCGATCTACAGCCGGGACGCCGGGGGCGACACGGGCGGTCAGGGGAACGTCATCCCCTACATCGCCGCGAACTGGCGCGACCGGCTGTATTTCAGCCCGTTCGAGGGGCTGGGCTGGAACGTCGTCTATACGGAGACCTTCCGCGCCGGTGTTCAGCTGCGCCCTCGTTTCAGCCCGGAGGATATCGAGGGATTGACGCTGGACCGGCCGGACTTCGGCGCCGACGCCGCCGTCTACGCCTACCAGCGCCTGCCGGGGAATATTGTGGTGGGCGGGCGCATCAGCCGGGATGTGAGCGGGGTCAGCGACGGGACCGAGTATCAGGCCTCGATCGCGCATCAACGCCGGACGCCGGTGGGGGTCCTGAACGCCAGCGCCTATGTGCAGGGCGGCGATCAGAAGCTGGCGGACGCCTATTACGGCGTTTCGTCCGCCGAGGCCCTGACCAACGCCATTTCCGCCTACCGGCCTGACGGAGGCCTTCAGGCCGCCGGGACGACCCTGCTGCTGGTCTCGCCCGTGAGCCGGGACTGGGCCGTCGGGGGTCTGGTGAACTATGAGCGCCGACTGGGCGACATCGCCGACAGTCCGCTGTCGCGAAACGACGACTCCTGGCGGGTGGGGATGTTCGTGTCCCGACGGTTCGGCGGATAG
- a CDS encoding class I SAM-dependent methyltransferase — protein sequence MSGFDDPEAVARYAEGPRRLVPGLDDLHRMTRLLLDETVPPDGHVLVVGAGGGMELRAFAEARAGWRFTGVDPSAGMLKLAARTLGPMADRADLREGYVADAPDGPFDGAACLLTLHFVPEPERIATLSEIRRRLKPGAALILAHHSMPDGPARAVWLNRFAAFATDNGLDPDRAHANAHAIGEALPLQTPDTEVAHLRAAGFTDVQLFYAAFTFRGWVARA from the coding sequence ATGAGCGGCTTCGACGATCCCGAGGCCGTCGCCCGCTACGCCGAGGGGCCGCGTCGTCTGGTCCCCGGCCTCGATGACCTGCACCGCATGACCCGCCTGTTGCTGGACGAGACCGTTCCGCCCGACGGCCATGTGCTGGTTGTCGGCGCGGGCGGCGGGATGGAACTGCGCGCCTTCGCCGAGGCCCGCGCCGGCTGGCGCTTCACCGGGGTCGATCCGTCGGCCGGGATGTTGAAGCTCGCCGCCCGCACTCTCGGCCCTATGGCCGACCGCGCGGACCTGCGCGAGGGCTATGTCGCCGACGCGCCGGACGGCCCGTTCGACGGCGCAGCCTGCCTGTTGACCCTGCATTTCGTGCCGGAGCCCGAGCGCATCGCCACCCTGTCGGAGATCCGCCGCCGCCTGAAACCGGGCGCCGCCCTGATTCTCGCCCACCACAGCATGCCCGACGGCCCCGCACGCGCCGTCTGGCTCAATCGCTTCGCCGCCTTCGCGACCGACAATGGCCTGGACCCGGACCGCGCTCATGCGAACGCCCACGCCATCGGCGAGGCCCTGCCGCTTCAGACCCCTGACACGGAAGTCGCCCATCTGAGGGCGGCGGGGTTCACGGACGTGCAGCTGTTCTACGCCGCCTTCACCTTCAGGGGGTGGGTGGCGCGGGCATGA
- a CDS encoding NAD(P)/FAD-dependent oxidoreductase, whose protein sequence is MDRYDVIVVGGSFAGLSAAMQLARARRPLLVIDAGRPRNRFAAASHGFLGQDGVPPADIMRQGLTQLARYPTVDFAHAEALTARAEADGFTLTLSDGAEVFARKLVLATGVTDTLPLESMIPRWGVSVLHCPYCHGYEVRDRPLAAIATVPAAVHQALMLPDWGPTTFFTQGQFEPTEEEGAHLAARGVIIERTPVVELLGEGTAISALRLADGREVPAEAVFTAPRTHVTSPLAEQLGCAFEDGMTGAYIRVDPMQQTSVPGVFAAGDAATQMFNATMASAAGVMAGVAAHRALVQDAAA, encoded by the coding sequence ATGGATCGGTACGACGTCATCGTGGTCGGAGGCAGTTTCGCCGGCCTGTCGGCGGCGATGCAGCTGGCGCGGGCGCGGCGCCCCCTGCTGGTCATTGACGCGGGCCGACCCCGCAACCGCTTCGCCGCCGCCTCGCACGGCTTCCTCGGTCAGGACGGCGTCCCGCCCGCCGACATCATGCGCCAGGGCCTGACCCAGCTGGCTCGTTATCCCACGGTCGACTTCGCCCATGCCGAGGCCCTGACCGCCCGCGCCGAAGCCGACGGCTTCACCCTGACCCTGTCCGACGGCGCCGAGGTCTTCGCCCGCAAGCTGGTCCTCGCCACCGGCGTCACCGACACCCTGCCGCTGGAGTCGATGATCCCGCGCTGGGGCGTCAGCGTCCTGCATTGCCCCTACTGCCACGGCTACGAGGTCCGCGACCGCCCCCTCGCGGCCATCGCGACTGTTCCGGCCGCCGTGCATCAGGCCCTGATGCTGCCGGACTGGGGCCCGACCACCTTCTTCACCCAGGGGCAGTTCGAGCCGACCGAGGAAGAAGGCGCCCACCTGGCCGCGCGCGGCGTCATCATCGAGCGCACCCCGGTGGTCGAGCTGCTGGGGGAGGGAACGGCGATCTCCGCCCTGCGGCTGGCCGACGGTCGCGAGGTCCCGGCGGAGGCCGTCTTCACCGCCCCGCGCACCCATGTGACCAGTCCTCTCGCCGAACAGCTGGGCTGCGCCTTCGAGGACGGCATGACCGGCGCCTACATCCGCGTCGATCCGATGCAGCAGACCAGCGTGCCCGGCGTCTTCGCCGCCGGCGATGCGGCGACCCAGATGTTCAACGCCACCATGGCTTCGGCCGCGGGCGTCATGGCCGGCGTCGCCGCTCACCGCGCTCTGGTTCAGGACGCGGCGGCATGA
- a CDS encoding Rrf2 family transcriptional regulator, translating into MPADTRLSRMLHVLIHMDHIGAPVTSEAISKMISTNPVVVRRTMAGLKAAGYVTSDKGHGGGWALARSLDEVTLRDIHDALGSPKLFAIGLADDNPRCLVEKAVNAAMDEAMFEAERRLLDRFGEVTIGSLAREVAVARTAEGM; encoded by the coding sequence ATGCCCGCCGACACCCGCCTGTCCCGCATGCTGCACGTGCTGATCCACATGGATCACATCGGCGCCCCCGTGACCTCCGAGGCGATCAGCAAGATGATCTCGACCAACCCGGTGGTCGTGCGCCGGACCATGGCCGGGCTGAAGGCAGCCGGGTACGTGACCTCGGACAAGGGGCACGGCGGGGGCTGGGCGCTGGCGCGATCGCTGGATGAGGTGACGCTGCGCGACATCCACGACGCCCTGGGCAGCCCCAAGCTGTTCGCCATCGGACTGGCGGACGACAATCCGCGCTGCTTGGTCGAAAAGGCGGTGAACGCGGCGATGGACGAAGCGATGTTCGAGGCCGAGCGACGGCTGCTGGACCGGTTCGGCGAGGTGACCATCGGCAGTCTGGCCCGCGAAGTGGCGGTCGCGCGAACTGCTGAAGGCATGTGA
- a CDS encoding LysR family transcriptional regulator, producing MKRDELGDLAVFMVVAEERGFTKAAFRLGLSPSALSHTIRRLEARLGLRLLLRTTRKVSVTEAGERLLETLRPAFADIETRIEALGELRDRPSGTIRINSGEHAAHTLLWPVLERFLPMYPDVKVEITTELGYADIVERRFDAGVRLGEQVERDMIAVPIGPDVNMVVVGSPSWFAAHPKPVTPHDLNDHVCINLRLPTRGGLYVWEFEKDGRQLNVRVEGQMIFNDMALIQKAAEAGMGLGFLMADVVAPAIAEGRLVPVLEDWRPPFPGYHLYYPSRRQPTPAFTLLVEALRYRGS from the coding sequence ATGAAGCGTGACGAGCTCGGTGACCTGGCGGTCTTCATGGTTGTGGCCGAAGAGCGGGGGTTTACAAAGGCCGCCTTCCGGCTGGGCCTGTCGCCGTCGGCGCTCAGCCATACGATCCGTCGGCTGGAGGCCCGGCTGGGCTTGCGCCTGCTGCTGCGCACGACGCGTAAGGTCTCGGTCACCGAGGCGGGCGAGCGTCTGCTGGAGACCTTGCGTCCGGCCTTCGCCGATATAGAGACCCGCATCGAGGCGCTGGGCGAGCTGCGGGACCGGCCCTCCGGCACCATCCGCATCAACTCCGGCGAACACGCCGCCCACACCCTGCTCTGGCCGGTGCTGGAGCGGTTCCTGCCCATGTATCCGGACGTGAAGGTCGAGATCACAACCGAGCTGGGCTACGCCGACATCGTCGAGCGCCGCTTCGACGCGGGCGTCCGTCTGGGTGAACAGGTCGAGCGCGACATGATCGCCGTCCCCATCGGCCCCGATGTGAACATGGTGGTGGTCGGCTCCCCGTCATGGTTCGCGGCGCATCCGAAGCCGGTCACGCCCCATGATCTGAACGACCACGTCTGCATCAACCTGCGCCTTCCGACGCGCGGCGGCCTCTATGTCTGGGAGTTCGAGAAGGACGGGCGCCAGCTCAACGTCCGCGTCGAGGGCCAAATGATTTTCAACGACATGGCCCTGATCCAGAAGGCGGCCGAGGCGGGGATGGGGCTGGGCTTCCTGATGGCGGATGTCGTCGCCCCGGCCATTGCCGAGGGGCGTCTGGTCCCGGTGCTTGAGGACTGGCGACCGCCCTTCCCGGGCTATCACCTCTACTATCCCAGCCGCCGCCAGCCGACGCCGGCCTTCACTCTGCTGGTGGAGGCGTTGCGGTATCGGGGGAGCTGA
- a CDS encoding NAD(P)-dependent alcohol dehydrogenase translates to MKTFGYAAPAGDKPLAPFSFERRDPLATDVAIDILYCGVCHSDLHTVRAEWGGTLYPCCPGHEIVGRVSAVGGQVTRFKEGDLVGVGCMVDSCRTCPSCVAGEEQYCTGTGAVMTYNGPDKVLGGHTFGGYSRHIVVDQDFVLSIGHDESQLAAVAPLLCAGITTYSPLRHWKVGPGQKVGVVGLGGLGHMGVKLAAAMGAEVWVFTTSPGKAEDAARLGAKGVVLSKDKADMQAHMGTFDFILNTVAASINLDPYVSALKRDGTMVLVGVPAEPHPSPSVGNLIFGRRSIAGSLIGGIAETQEMLDFCRDNNIVSDVEIIPMDQIETAYERMIKGDVKYRFSIDMASLTEAA, encoded by the coding sequence ATGAAAACCTTCGGATACGCCGCCCCCGCCGGCGACAAACCCCTCGCGCCGTTCAGCTTCGAGCGCCGTGATCCGCTGGCGACGGACGTGGCCATCGACATCCTGTACTGCGGCGTCTGCCATTCGGACCTGCACACCGTCCGCGCCGAATGGGGCGGCACCCTTTATCCCTGCTGCCCGGGCCACGAGATCGTGGGGCGCGTAAGCGCCGTCGGCGGTCAGGTGACCCGCTTCAAGGAAGGCGATCTGGTCGGTGTCGGCTGCATGGTCGACAGCTGCCGCACCTGTCCGTCGTGCGTCGCGGGCGAGGAGCAATACTGCACCGGCACGGGCGCGGTCATGACCTACAACGGGCCGGACAAGGTTCTGGGCGGCCACACCTTCGGCGGCTACTCCAGGCACATCGTGGTGGATCAGGACTTCGTGCTGAGCATCGGCCATGATGAGAGCCAGCTGGCCGCCGTCGCGCCCCTGTTGTGCGCCGGAATCACGACCTACTCGCCCCTGCGCCACTGGAAGGTCGGCCCGGGCCAGAAGGTCGGGGTGGTCGGTCTGGGCGGTCTGGGCCACATGGGCGTGAAGCTGGCGGCGGCCATGGGCGCGGAAGTCTGGGTCTTCACGACCTCGCCGGGCAAGGCGGAAGACGCGGCGCGTCTGGGCGCCAAGGGCGTGGTCCTGTCGAAAGACAAGGCCGACATGCAGGCGCACATGGGCACCTTCGACTTCATCCTGAACACGGTGGCGGCGTCCATCAATCTGGACCCCTATGTCAGCGCCCTGAAGCGCGACGGGACGATGGTGCTGGTGGGCGTGCCCGCCGAGCCGCACCCGTCGCCCTCGGTCGGCAACCTGATCTTCGGCCGCCGCTCGATCGCCGGCTCGCTGATCGGCGGCATCGCCGAGACGCAGGAAATGCTGGACTTCTGCCGCGACAACAACATCGTCTCGGACGTCGAGATCATCCCGATGGATCAGATCGAGACCGCCTATGAGCGGATGATCAAGGGCGATGTGAAGTATCGCTTCTCCATCGACATGGCCTCGCTGACCGAAGCGGCCTGA
- a CDS encoding TlpA disulfide reductase family protein encodes MAISKAVIGAVVGVLLVGVIGGGAALLYANPGVINKAATPEPPAKGELARFATGTITRLETPAALEQAPAYVFKTREGADTRLSDFRGKVVVVNLWAMWCAPCRTEMPTLATLSQHYAGRDVVVLPINVDATPDAIADARSFIDVHEPLPMYSDPKFQLPFELPGKGKMPQTVLLDRQGRIRAYFSGEADWASPEAKALIDALLAEPA; translated from the coding sequence ATGGCTATCTCGAAAGCGGTAATCGGCGCGGTCGTGGGCGTGCTGCTGGTCGGTGTGATCGGCGGCGGCGCGGCGCTGCTATACGCCAATCCGGGGGTGATCAACAAAGCCGCAACGCCGGAACCGCCCGCGAAAGGCGAACTGGCCCGTTTCGCGACGGGCACGATCACCCGTCTGGAGACCCCGGCGGCCCTCGAACAGGCCCCGGCCTATGTCTTCAAGACCCGCGAAGGCGCTGATACGCGCCTGTCGGATTTCCGCGGCAAGGTGGTCGTGGTGAACCTGTGGGCCATGTGGTGCGCGCCTTGCCGCACCGAGATGCCGACGCTCGCGACACTGTCGCAACACTACGCCGGGCGGGATGTCGTGGTCCTGCCGATCAATGTCGACGCCACGCCCGACGCCATCGCTGACGCGCGCAGCTTCATCGACGTCCATGAGCCGCTGCCGATGTACAGCGATCCCAAATTCCAGCTGCCGTTCGAACTGCCGGGCAAGGGCAAGATGCCCCAGACGGTGCTGCTGGACCGTCAGGGGCGTATCCGCGCGTATTTCTCGGGCGAGGCGGACTGGGCCAGCCCCGAGGCGAAGGCGCTGATCGACGCCCTGCTCGCGGAGCCGGCCTGA
- the argH gene encoding argininosuccinate lyase, producing the protein MSDQTPSDPATKAPGGAKGQDMWGGRFSAKPAEIMQAINVSIGVDQRLWAQDLAGSRAHCRMLAAQGIIQQADADAILGGLDAIEDEIRNGSFPFRDQFEDIHMNVEARLNELIGEPSGRLHTARSRNDQVATDFRLWVRDACDRQVVQLKGLQKALLARAEQHAGDLMPGFTHLQTAQPVTLGHHLMAYVEMFGRDAWRFADARTRMNENPLGAAALAGSPFPIDRHMTASTLGFDRPMANSLDAVSDRDFALESLAAASICAGHLSRLAEEIVVWMTPMFGFVTLPDDLTTGSSIMPQKRNPDAAELVRAKTGRIMGSLVALSTVMKGLPLAYSKDMQEDKPPVFEAFDALDLALGAMTAMVAALIPNTEKMAAAAGAGFSTATDLADWLVRELNLPFRQAHHVTGAAVKRAETLGVDLSQLPLKELQKLHPGVTEGVYKVLTAEASCASRQSFGGTAPDQVRARVAEWKMRLA; encoded by the coding sequence ATGTCCGACCAGACGCCCTCCGATCCCGCGACCAAAGCCCCCGGGGGCGCCAAAGGTCAAGACATGTGGGGCGGTCGGTTCTCGGCCAAACCGGCCGAAATCATGCAGGCGATCAACGTCTCCATCGGCGTGGATCAACGACTTTGGGCCCAGGACCTGGCCGGATCGCGGGCGCATTGTCGCATGCTGGCCGCGCAGGGGATCATCCAGCAGGCCGACGCCGACGCCATTCTGGGCGGGCTGGACGCCATCGAGGACGAGATCCGCAACGGCAGCTTCCCGTTCCGCGACCAGTTCGAGGACATCCACATGAATGTGGAGGCCCGCCTGAACGAGCTGATCGGCGAACCCTCGGGCCGTCTGCACACGGCGCGCAGCCGCAACGATCAGGTGGCCACCGATTTCCGCCTGTGGGTGCGCGACGCCTGCGACCGGCAGGTGGTGCAGCTGAAGGGGCTGCAGAAGGCCCTGCTGGCGCGCGCCGAACAGCATGCGGGCGACCTGATGCCGGGCTTCACCCACCTGCAGACCGCGCAGCCGGTGACGCTGGGCCACCACCTGATGGCCTATGTCGAGATGTTCGGGCGTGACGCCTGGCGTTTCGCCGACGCCCGCACGCGGATGAACGAGAACCCGCTGGGCGCCGCGGCGCTGGCCGGTTCGCCCTTCCCCATCGACCGGCACATGACCGCCTCGACCCTGGGCTTCGACCGTCCGATGGCCAACTCGCTTGACGCCGTGTCGGACCGCGACTTCGCGCTGGAGAGTCTGGCCGCCGCCTCGATCTGCGCCGGGCACCTGTCGCGTCTGGCCGAAGAGATCGTGGTGTGGATGACGCCGATGTTCGGCTTCGTCACCCTGCCGGACGACCTGACCACCGGCTCGTCGATCATGCCGCAGAAGCGCAACCCCGACGCCGCCGAACTGGTGCGGGCCAAGACGGGCCGGATCATGGGCTCGCTGGTCGCCCTGTCTACGGTGATGAAAGGCCTGCCGCTGGCCTATTCAAAGGACATGCAGGAAGACAAGCCGCCGGTGTTCGAGGCGTTCGACGCCCTCGATCTGGCGCTGGGCGCCATGACCGCCATGGTCGCGGCCCTGATCCCGAACACCGAAAAGATGGCCGCCGCCGCCGGCGCGGGCTTCTCGACCGCGACCGATCTGGCCGACTGGCTGGTGCGTGAACTGAACCTGCCGTTCCGTCAGGCGCACCATGTGACGGGCGCGGCGGTGAAGCGGGCCGAGACGCTGGGCGTGGACCTGTCGCAACTGCCGCTGAAAGAATTGCAGAAGCTGCATCCCGGCGTGACCGAAGGGGTGTACAAGGTGCTGACGGCTGAGGCTTCCTGCGCCAGCCGCCAGAGCTTCGGCGGTACGGCTCCGGATCAGGTTCGGGCGCGTGTGGCCGAATGGAAGATGCGGCTCGCTTAG
- the lysA gene encoding diaminopimelate decarboxylase: MNHFELIDGVLHAEAVPLPVIAEAVGTPVYVYSTATLTRHYGLLRSALDDHKGALGDSLIAFAVKANSNLSVLATLANLGCGADTVSEGEIRRALAAGVPANRIIFSGVGKTDAELAFAIDAGVRQINVESGAELDRLIQVSSSLKQRATASRAVATPSIAVRVNPNIGAGGHAKITTGGATDKFGVPVEEAIELYVRATASPHVTPVGLACHIGSQIVDLAPMEAAFRTIRGVAETLREKGCEVTRLDLGGGLGVPYHGQTDLPSIADYAAMCARVLDGLGVEAAFEPGRLLAANAGVLVSRVIQVNQRADGRRFLVLDAGMNDLMRPALYDAFHDLVPVQPREGERAAYDPVGPICESTDIFARDRMLAPLEAGDLVAFLSAGAYGAVLSSEYNSRPLVAEVLVDGDRWAVVRPRPSYDEMWAREPKASWL; this comes from the coding sequence TTGAACCATTTCGAACTGATCGACGGCGTTCTCCACGCTGAGGCCGTGCCCCTGCCCGTCATCGCCGAGGCCGTCGGCACACCGGTCTATGTCTATTCGACCGCGACCCTGACCCGGCACTACGGCCTGTTGCGCAGCGCGCTGGACGACCACAAGGGCGCGCTGGGCGACAGCCTGATCGCCTTCGCGGTCAAGGCCAACTCCAACCTGTCGGTGCTGGCGACGCTGGCGAATCTGGGCTGCGGCGCGGACACGGTGTCGGAAGGCGAAATCCGCCGGGCGCTGGCGGCGGGCGTGCCGGCCAACAGGATCATCTTCTCGGGCGTGGGCAAGACCGACGCCGAACTGGCCTTCGCCATCGACGCCGGGGTGCGCCAGATCAACGTCGAGAGCGGCGCCGAGCTGGATCGGCTGATCCAGGTCTCATCGTCGCTCAAGCAGCGAGCGACCGCGTCGCGAGCGGTAGCGACCCCTTCGATTGCCGTGCGGGTCAATCCGAACATCGGCGCGGGCGGGCACGCCAAGATCACCACCGGCGGGGCGACCGACAAGTTCGGCGTCCCGGTCGAGGAAGCCATCGAACTCTATGTCCGCGCCACGGCCTCGCCCCATGTGACGCCCGTGGGCCTGGCCTGCCACATCGGCAGCCAGATCGTCGATCTGGCCCCGATGGAAGCCGCCTTCCGAACGATCCGGGGCGTGGCCGAGACCCTGCGCGAGAAGGGCTGCGAGGTGACGCGGCTGGACCTCGGCGGCGGGCTGGGCGTGCCCTATCACGGCCAGACGGACCTGCCCTCCATCGCCGACTACGCCGCCATGTGCGCGCGGGTGCTGGACGGTCTGGGCGTCGAGGCGGCGTTCGAGCCGGGCCGCCTGCTGGCCGCCAATGCGGGCGTTCTGGTCAGCCGCGTCATTCAGGTGAACCAGCGCGCGGACGGACGACGGTTCCTCGTTCTCGACGCGGGCATGAACGACCTGATGCGGCCGGCCCTGTATGACGCCTTCCACGATCTGGTTCCGGTGCAACCGCGCGAGGGCGAACGGGCCGCCTATGACCCGGTCGGGCCGATCTGCGAGTCGACGGACATCTTCGCCCGTGACCGGATGCTGGCGCCGCTGGAGGCCGGTGATCTGGTCGCCTTCCTGAGCGCGGGCGCCTACGGGGCGGTGCTGTCGAGCGAGTACAACTCGCGACCGCTGGTGGCGGAAGTGCTGGTGGACGGCGACCGCTGGGCGGTGGTGCGGCCGAGGCCGAGCTACGACGAGATGTGGGCGCGGGAGCCGAAGGCGAGCTGGCTCTAA
- a CDS encoding phosphoribosyltransferase — MADTSPTPTVLLPEAEVQRIVADLAAQIAPVIDDETVAAVLLTGGLWFAADLTRALSRIGRNVRFDALWLASYGDEQSSRGKIDVYADFQRSIEGRRVLIIDDVFDTGLSLAEAVRIAKEKGASEVLTVVFAKKPWPLPRAPEPDFVGWDAPNRFLVGYGLDHAGALRGLPDVCALD; from the coding sequence ATGGCTGACACCTCCCCGACGCCCACCGTGCTGCTCCCCGAGGCGGAGGTGCAACGCATCGTCGCCGACCTCGCCGCGCAGATCGCCCCTGTCATCGACGACGAGACCGTCGCCGCGGTCCTGCTGACCGGCGGCCTGTGGTTCGCCGCCGACCTGACCCGCGCCCTGTCGCGCATCGGCCGCAACGTCCGCTTCGACGCCCTCTGGCTCGCCTCCTACGGCGATGAACAGTCCAGCCGGGGCAAGATCGACGTCTACGCCGACTTCCAACGCTCCATCGAGGGCCGTCGCGTCCTGATCATCGACGACGTCTTCGACACGGGCCTGTCGCTCGCCGAGGCCGTCCGCATCGCCAAGGAAAAGGGCGCGTCGGAAGTCCTGACCGTGGTCTTCGCCAAAAAGCCCTGGCCGCTCCCCCGCGCCCCCGAACCCGACTTCGTCGGCTGGGACGCCCCGAACCGGTTCTTGGTCGGGTACGGGCTGGATCACGCGGGCGCCCTGCGCGGCCTGCCGGACGTTTGTGCGCTGGATTGA
- a CDS encoding MJ0042-type zinc finger domain-containing protein, which translates to MILTCPSCATSYFTPDEAIGANGRTVRCKTCKHTWRATLDEPLDLSTADEVVTLRREEPAPETLAETPAPELPRAFRARAEQQRRLRRAATHGVLWAGVASGFAALLGAAWLFRVEVVEMAPRTAAAYAAVGLTVNPTGLDFEAVSARPLPNDPGKVIVSGALRNVRDNERVAPPVRVALLDAHGAEIGHAVVNIDAAPVLPGKVQGFAVIIPDPGARGQGVDLAFVLDTPASRPAPAAHAPAHAGGHAPTPTDAPMPSHEPAPDHAAPAEPAHAPTPTVDHASNLRPASGPRPGALRRALNPGVPVPPEMQPIDAVPAPTERALDSHAPRAVSRDHG; encoded by the coding sequence ATGATACTGACCTGCCCGTCCTGCGCCACCAGCTATTTCACCCCGGACGAAGCGATCGGGGCGAACGGCCGGACCGTGCGTTGCAAGACGTGCAAGCACACCTGGCGCGCGACCCTCGATGAACCGCTGGACCTGTCCACCGCCGACGAGGTCGTCACCCTCCGTCGCGAGGAGCCCGCGCCCGAAACCCTGGCCGAGACCCCGGCTCCCGAACTGCCGCGCGCCTTCCGCGCCCGAGCCGAGCAGCAGCGTCGTCTGCGTCGCGCCGCCACCCATGGCGTGCTCTGGGCGGGCGTGGCCTCCGGCTTCGCGGCCCTGCTGGGCGCCGCATGGCTGTTCCGGGTCGAGGTGGTCGAGATGGCGCCGCGCACCGCCGCCGCCTATGCCGCCGTCGGTCTGACGGTGAACCCGACCGGTCTGGATTTCGAGGCTGTCAGCGCCCGTCCCCTTCCGAATGATCCGGGCAAGGTCATCGTCTCGGGCGCCCTGCGCAATGTGCGGGACAACGAGCGGGTCGCTCCGCCGGTCCGCGTGGCCTTGCTGGATGCGCACGGCGCCGAGATCGGCCATGCCGTGGTCAACATCGACGCCGCCCCGGTCCTGCCCGGCAAGGTGCAGGGCTTCGCCGTCATCATTCCCGATCCCGGCGCGCGCGGTCAGGGGGTCGATCTGGCCTTCGTGCTCGACACTCCCGCATCCCGCCCGGCGCCTGCCGCCCATGCACCGGCTCATGCAGGCGGACACGCCCCGACCCCTACCGATGCCCCGATGCCCTCGCATGAGCCCGCGCCGGATCACGCCGCGCCCGCCGAGCCGGCCCATGCGCCGACGCCGACGGTGGATCACGCCTCAAACCTTCGCCCCGCGTCGGGGCCGCGTCCCGGCGCCCTGCGGCGCGCCCTGAACCCCGGCGTGCCTGTGCCCCCGGAGATGCAGCCGATCGACGCCGTGCCGGCTCCGACTGAAAGGGCTCTCGACTCGCACGCCCCTCGGGCGGTATCGCGGGATCATGGCTGA
- a CDS encoding cell division ATP-binding protein FtsE → MSVQPRRAADAASSPATARLRGVGFGYEETPDVLRDVNLILPAGSFHFLTGPSGAGKSTLLKLLTLDVRPREGTLELFGEEAGAAPRSALPDFRRRMGVVFQDFRLLDHLSAWENVALPLRLAGVKTADYADDVHEMLDWVGLGEKIDSRPAALSGGEKQRLAIARAVVTGPDLIIADEPTGNVDAAMAGRLLKLFQSMNRLGTTVLIASHDADLAARSGATVLTLASGRLTGGQA, encoded by the coding sequence ATGTCCGTCCAACCCCGTCGCGCCGCCGATGCCGCCTCGTCGCCCGCCACCGCCCGCCTTCGCGGCGTGGGGTTCGGCTATGAGGAGACGCCCGACGTGCTGCGGGACGTTAACCTGATTTTGCCCGCGGGCTCTTTCCACTTCCTTACCGGGCCGTCGGGCGCCGGAAAGTCGACGCTGCTGAAACTGCTGACGCTGGACGTCCGCCCCCGGGAAGGGACGCTGGAGCTGTTCGGCGAGGAGGCCGGAGCGGCCCCGCGCTCGGCGCTGCCGGACTTCCGCCGCCGGATGGGGGTGGTGTTCCAGGACTTCCGCCTGCTGGACCACCTCAGCGCCTGGGAGAACGTCGCCCTGCCGCTGCGTCTGGCGGGAGTGAAGACCGCCGACTACGCCGACGACGTGCATGAGATGCTGGACTGGGTCGGACTGGGGGAGAAGATCGACTCCCGTCCCGCGGCCCTGTCGGGCGGCGAGAAGCAGCGGCTGGCCATCGCGCGGGCCGTGGTGACCGGACCGGACCTGATCATCGCCGACGAGCCGACCGGCAATGTCGATGCGGCCATGGCCGGGCGGCTGCTAAAGCTGTTTCAGTCGATGAACCGGTTGGGGACGACGGTGCTGATCGCCAGCCATGATGCGGACCTGGCCGCACGCTCGGGCGCGACGGTGCTGACGCTGGCGAGCGGACGACTGACGGGAGGACAGGCATGA